One Glaciihabitans arcticus DNA window includes the following coding sequences:
- the aceB gene encoding malate synthase A — protein MSTTRIEILAEYGDRFDEILTPDALRFVTRLHDQFAGRRHDRLADRMQQRRNIDNGRDLRFLSETSAIREEPTWRVAGPGPGLEDRRVEITGPTDRKMTINALNSGAKIWLADQEDSTSPTWGNVIGGQVNLFDAIRRQIDFTSAEGKRYELGEQTPTIVMRPRGWHLVEKHLRYTDQAGLRAPASASLVDFGLYFFHNAAELIARGSGPYFYLPKLETHLEARLWNDIFTFSENALGLEPGTIRATVLIETISAAVEMEEILFELREHCSGLNAGRWDYIFSIIKNFRGRGASFTLPDRSAITMTVPFMRAYTELLVATCHKRGAHAIGGMSAFIPNRRDADVTARALAQVTADKRREATDGFDGTWVAHPDLIDTARAEFDAVLGDRPNQVDRLRDDVSVTAADLLDLRIDGAVTDAGVRANVSIALRYIESWLRGVGAAAIDNLMEDAATAEISRSQLWQWIHQGVRTTSGTAVTHDSVTTLVSEVLRELPHEPGNRFDDAAEVFRAVTLEEDFPTFLTITAYSRYLVEEREEIAA, from the coding sequence ATGAGCACCACACGCATTGAGATCCTCGCCGAGTACGGCGACCGATTCGACGAGATTCTGACCCCGGATGCCCTGCGCTTCGTCACGCGGCTGCACGACCAGTTCGCGGGCCGTCGTCACGATCGTCTCGCAGACCGAATGCAGCAGCGCCGCAACATCGACAATGGACGGGACCTGCGCTTCTTGTCCGAGACGAGTGCGATCCGCGAGGAGCCGACCTGGCGCGTCGCAGGGCCGGGCCCGGGCCTCGAGGATCGGCGCGTCGAGATCACCGGACCGACCGATCGCAAGATGACGATCAACGCCCTCAACTCGGGTGCGAAGATCTGGCTCGCCGACCAGGAGGACTCGACCAGCCCGACCTGGGGCAACGTGATCGGCGGGCAGGTGAACCTGTTCGACGCGATCCGCCGTCAGATCGACTTCACCAGCGCGGAAGGCAAGCGCTACGAGCTGGGCGAGCAGACACCGACGATCGTGATGCGCCCCCGCGGTTGGCACCTCGTCGAGAAGCACCTGCGCTACACCGACCAGGCCGGGCTGCGTGCGCCGGCGAGCGCATCCCTCGTCGACTTCGGGCTCTACTTCTTCCACAACGCTGCTGAGCTGATCGCCCGCGGCAGCGGCCCGTACTTCTACTTGCCGAAGCTTGAAACCCACCTCGAGGCCCGGCTGTGGAACGACATCTTCACCTTTTCCGAGAACGCCCTCGGTCTCGAGCCGGGCACGATCCGCGCGACGGTGCTCATCGAGACGATCTCGGCGGCGGTCGAGATGGAGGAGATCCTGTTCGAGCTGCGCGAGCACTGCTCCGGCCTGAACGCCGGCCGCTGGGACTACATCTTCTCGATCATCAAGAACTTCCGGGGTCGTGGCGCGAGTTTCACACTTCCGGACCGATCGGCCATAACCATGACCGTGCCGTTTATGCGCGCGTACACCGAGCTGCTCGTCGCCACCTGCCACAAGCGGGGCGCGCACGCGATCGGGGGCATGAGTGCATTTATCCCGAATCGACGGGACGCGGATGTCACAGCCCGCGCCCTCGCGCAGGTGACCGCCGACAAGCGGCGCGAGGCGACCGACGGCTTCGACGGCACGTGGGTGGCGCACCCCGACCTGATCGATACGGCCCGGGCCGAGTTCGACGCGGTGTTGGGGGACCGTCCGAACCAGGTCGACCGGCTGCGGGATGACGTCTCTGTGACCGCCGCGGACCTGCTCGATCTGCGCATCGACGGCGCCGTCACCGACGCCGGAGTTCGCGCGAACGTCTCGATCGCCCTGCGCTACATCGAGAGCTGGTTGCGCGGTGTGGGCGCCGCAGCGATCGACAACCTCATGGAGGACGCAGCCACGGCGGAGATCTCGCGCAGCCAGCTCTGGCAGTGGATCCACCAAGGGGTGCGCACGACGTCGGGCACGGCGGTCACACACGACTCGGTCACGACGCTCGTGTCGGAGGTGCTGCGAGAGCTGCCGCACGAGCCGGGCAACCGTTTCGACGACGCCGCCGAGGTGTTCCGCGCGGTGACGCTCGAGGAGGACTTCCCGACCTTCCTCACCATCACCGCCTACTCGCGGTACCTGGTCGAGGAGCGCGAAGAGATCGCCGCCTAA
- the ddaH gene encoding dimethylargininase, giving the protein MTITESSAVPVRTATKRTVLMCRPEFFTVVYRINPWMDPALPTDTALAVRQWETLYQTYLDLGFDVKLIDPIDGLPDMVYAANGGFVIDNIAYGASFTHEQRQPEGPAYMDWFRENGFDVRDPQNINEGEGDFLLVGGRILAGTGFRSASNSHEEIAGIYGREVVTLNLVNPSFYHLDTAIAVLDDTNIAYLESAFDEASLVKLRELFPDAILATEEDAAVLGLNSYSDGYNIVIASRAKDFERQLRERGYNPIGVDLSELLLGGGGVKCCTLELRS; this is encoded by the coding sequence ATGACCATCACCGAATCTTCCGCCGTGCCCGTGCGCACCGCGACCAAGCGCACTGTTCTGATGTGCCGCCCCGAATTCTTCACCGTCGTCTACCGAATCAACCCGTGGATGGACCCTGCCCTGCCGACCGACACCGCTCTCGCCGTTCGCCAGTGGGAGACCCTCTACCAGACCTACCTCGACCTCGGTTTCGACGTGAAGCTGATCGACCCCATCGATGGCCTGCCCGACATGGTCTATGCCGCCAACGGTGGCTTCGTCATCGACAACATCGCGTACGGTGCTAGCTTCACCCACGAGCAGCGCCAGCCCGAGGGCCCCGCCTACATGGACTGGTTCCGCGAGAACGGCTTCGACGTGCGCGACCCGCAGAACATCAACGAGGGCGAGGGCGACTTCCTGCTCGTCGGCGGCCGCATCCTGGCCGGCACCGGTTTCCGCAGCGCGTCGAACAGCCACGAGGAGATCGCCGGCATCTATGGTCGCGAGGTCGTCACACTGAACCTCGTCAACCCGAGCTTCTACCACCTCGACACTGCCATCGCGGTTCTGGATGACACGAACATCGCGTACCTCGAGAGTGCCTTCGATGAGGCATCCCTCGTGAAGCTGCGCGAGCTCTTCCCCGACGCGATCCTCGCCACCGAGGAGGACGCGGCAGTGCTCGGCCTCAACTCCTACAGCGACGGCTACAACATCGTGATCGCCTCCCGCGCCAAGGACTTCGAGCGCCAGCTGCGCGAGCGCGGCTACAACCCCATCGGTGTCGACCTGTCCGAGCTGCTGCTCGGCGGCGGCGGGGTGAAGTGCTGCACGCTGGAGCTGAGGTCATGA
- a CDS encoding GntR family transcriptional regulator, translating to MLTISPGSSIAPFEQLRTQLIEQVRDGSLAAGTRLPTVRRLAEDLGIAPNTVARAYRELEADGFIETRGRNGSFVSAQGDPAEQQGQVAARAFADRIKQLGLSADDALAWVTAALRA from the coding sequence ATGCTCACCATCAGCCCCGGGTCATCCATCGCGCCCTTTGAACAGTTGCGCACGCAACTCATCGAGCAGGTGCGGGACGGCAGCCTCGCCGCCGGCACCCGGCTGCCGACCGTTCGCCGGCTCGCCGAGGACCTGGGCATCGCACCCAACACGGTCGCTCGCGCCTACCGCGAGCTCGAGGCCGACGGCTTCATCGAGACCCGCGGACGCAACGGATCGTTCGTGAGCGCGCAGGGCGACCCCGCCGAGCAGCAGGGTCAGGTCGCCGCCCGCGCCTTCGCCGACCGCATCAAGCAGCTGGGCCTGTCGGCCGACGACGCGCTGGCCTGGGTGACGGCGGCGCTGCGCGCTTAG
- a CDS encoding kynureninase → MNARDAADPLAPFRARFVQAPDVTAYLDGNSLGRPLASTGPRLADFVTSQWGYRLIRGWSEGWLEQGQAIGDELGRVALGAAPGQTTIGDSTTVLLYKLVRAAIELRPGRTELVIDRDNFPTDRYVLEGIAAERGLTVRWIEPGDVTVNRIPLGPDTAVVVLSHVAYRSGFLADVAGITAAVHEAGALAVWDLCHSAGVIPTLLDEWGVDLAVGCTYKYLNGGPGSPAFAYVRASLIGEFRQPIQGWLGSANPFEMGQGYEPAVGIQRVLSGTPPIVGMLAMQDMIALIDEAGLEAVRAKSIALTSYAIELADELLPDATLASPRDPLRRGAHLTLDHPRFEAIVPLLWERGVIPDFRRPTGIRLGLSPLSTSFEEVEIGVRTIAELLRN, encoded by the coding sequence GTGAACGCCCGCGACGCAGCCGACCCTCTCGCCCCCTTCCGCGCCCGCTTTGTGCAGGCTCCGGATGTCACGGCCTACCTCGATGGCAACTCGCTCGGCCGGCCGCTCGCGTCGACCGGTCCACGACTCGCCGACTTCGTAACCTCCCAGTGGGGTTACCGCTTGATACGAGGCTGGAGTGAGGGCTGGCTCGAGCAGGGGCAGGCGATCGGCGATGAACTCGGCCGCGTCGCCCTTGGTGCCGCGCCGGGCCAAACGACCATCGGCGACTCTACGACGGTGCTGCTCTACAAGCTCGTTCGAGCCGCGATCGAGCTGCGCCCCGGACGCACCGAGCTCGTCATCGACCGCGACAACTTTCCGACCGACCGCTACGTGCTCGAGGGCATCGCCGCCGAACGCGGGCTCACCGTGCGCTGGATCGAGCCGGGCGACGTCACGGTCAACCGCATCCCGCTCGGGCCGGACACCGCGGTGGTCGTGCTCAGCCATGTGGCCTACCGCTCGGGATTCCTCGCGGACGTGGCCGGCATCACGGCCGCGGTGCACGAGGCCGGGGCGCTCGCCGTGTGGGATCTCTGTCACTCCGCGGGCGTCATCCCGACACTGCTCGACGAGTGGGGCGTCGACCTCGCCGTCGGCTGCACCTACAAGTACCTGAACGGCGGCCCCGGCAGCCCGGCCTTCGCGTACGTGCGGGCTTCACTCATCGGCGAGTTCCGGCAGCCGATCCAGGGCTGGCTCGGCAGCGCGAACCCGTTCGAGATGGGGCAGGGGTATGAGCCGGCCGTGGGCATCCAAAGGGTGCTCAGCGGCACCCCGCCGATCGTCGGCATGCTCGCGATGCAGGACATGATCGCCCTCATCGACGAGGCCGGTCTGGAGGCGGTGCGGGCCAAGTCGATCGCCCTGACTTCGTACGCGATCGAACTGGCCGACGAGCTGCTTCCGGACGCCACCCTCGCAAGCCCCCGCGACCCGCTCCGTCGTGGCGCTCACCTGACGCTCGACCACCCGCGATTCGAGGCGATTGTGCCGCTGCTCTGGGAGCGAGGGGTGATCCCCGACTTCCGTCGGCCGACCGGGATTCGGCTGGGGCTGTCGCCGCTCTCCACCTCGTTCGAAGAGGTCGAGATCGGCGTGCGCACGATCGCGGAGCTGCTGCGGAACTAG
- the aceA gene encoding isocitrate lyase: MNRPGDQTQTAAQLETEWKTDARWNGVTRDFSAEDVIALRGPVREERTLAGRGSERLWELIHSEEWVPALGALTGNQAVQQVRAGLKAIYLSGWQVAADANLSGQTYPDQSLYPANSVPAVVRRINNALLRAGQIEHAEGATTTEWLAPIVADAEAGFGGPLNAYELMHSMIEAGAAGVHWEDQLASEKKCGHMGGKVLVPTSQHIRTLNAARLAADVAGVPTIIIGRTDSLAADLVTSDIDDRDKPFLTGERTEEGFFRTRPGIDTVLARGHAYAPYADLLWVESDKPNLELARTFAESIHKEFPGKKLAYNCSPSFNWRSHLDDAQIATFQRELAAMGYAFQFITLAGFHALNHSMYTLARDYSQRHMSAYVDLQEAEFASELDGYTATRHQREVGTGYFDRIATALNPGSQTLALVGSTESQQFH, translated from the coding sequence ATGAACCGCCCCGGCGACCAGACCCAGACCGCAGCCCAGCTCGAGACCGAGTGGAAGACCGACGCCCGCTGGAACGGCGTCACCCGCGACTTCTCGGCCGAGGATGTCATCGCCCTGCGTGGCCCGGTGCGGGAGGAGCGCACGCTGGCCGGCCGCGGGTCGGAGCGCCTCTGGGAACTCATTCATTCCGAAGAATGGGTGCCGGCGCTCGGCGCCCTCACCGGCAACCAGGCCGTGCAGCAGGTGCGCGCCGGCCTCAAGGCGATCTATCTCTCCGGATGGCAGGTCGCGGCCGACGCGAACCTGTCGGGCCAGACCTACCCCGACCAGAGCCTGTACCCGGCCAACTCGGTGCCGGCGGTTGTGCGCCGCATCAACAACGCGCTGCTCAGAGCGGGGCAGATCGAACACGCTGAGGGGGCCACGACTACCGAGTGGCTTGCCCCGATCGTCGCCGACGCAGAGGCCGGCTTCGGCGGACCCCTCAACGCCTACGAACTGATGCACTCGATGATCGAGGCGGGAGCTGCGGGCGTGCACTGGGAGGACCAGCTCGCCAGCGAGAAGAAGTGTGGCCACATGGGTGGCAAGGTGCTTGTTCCGACGAGCCAGCACATCCGGACTCTGAATGCTGCCCGTCTGGCTGCGGACGTCGCGGGTGTGCCGACCATCATCATCGGACGCACCGACTCGCTCGCGGCCGACCTCGTCACGAGCGACATCGATGATCGGGATAAGCCCTTCCTCACGGGAGAGCGCACGGAGGAAGGCTTCTTCCGAACTCGCCCCGGCATCGATACGGTGCTCGCGCGCGGCCACGCCTACGCGCCCTACGCCGACCTGCTCTGGGTGGAGAGTGACAAGCCCAACCTGGAGCTCGCGCGCACCTTTGCGGAGAGCATCCACAAGGAGTTCCCGGGCAAGAAGCTCGCCTATAACTGCTCGCCGTCGTTCAACTGGCGCAGCCACCTCGACGACGCGCAGATCGCGACGTTCCAGCGGGAGCTCGCGGCAATGGGATACGCGTTCCAGTTCATCACCCTCGCGGGATTCCACGCCCTCAACCACTCGATGTACACGCTCGCTCGCGACTACTCGCAGCGCCATATGAGCGCGTACGTCGACCTGCAGGAAGCCGAGTTCGCATCCGAACTCGACGGCTACACGGCCACGCGCCACCAGCGCGAGGTCGGCACCGGCTACTTCGACCGCATAGCCACGGCGCTCAACCCCGGGAGCCAGACCCTGGCCCTCGTCGGCAGCACCGAGTCCCAGCAGTTTCACTAA
- a CDS encoding helix-turn-helix transcriptional regulator, translating into MTDRDVAYTDDEEMIDSLTIGRRVRQLRTERGMTLDDLGAAIGRAASQVSVIENGKREAKLSELQGLARALDVPLDRLLSTEAPTGRAALEISLERAQRGPLYASLGLPPLPVRKTLSDEAIGTILGLHAELERLHRERAATPEEARRANTELRRTMRRQDNYFAELEATAAELLGAVGHAGGPLSQRVASDLASHLGFTLHYVADLPSSTRSVTDLKNGRIYLPATGTGHDPRSALLQALASFALGEKEPRDYADFLRQRVETNYLSAAMLIPEKGAVDFLTAAKGRKQLSVEDLRDAFAVSYETAAHRFTNLATQHLGIPVHFLKVHESGTISKAYENDGAAFPTDVLGAVEGQLVCRKWSARQVFDVADRFSPYHQYTDKPKGTYWCTSSIQATAQGAFSVSVGTPFAHVKWFRGRDTANRQVSTCPDPECCRTAPVDLATKWESQSWPSARLQSSLLAAMPTGVFPGVDSTEVYEFLEAHSPR; encoded by the coding sequence ATGACCGACAGGGACGTCGCATACACCGACGATGAAGAGATGATCGATTCACTGACCATCGGGCGCCGCGTGCGGCAGCTCCGCACCGAGCGCGGCATGACCCTCGACGACCTCGGGGCGGCGATCGGCCGCGCGGCATCCCAGGTGAGCGTGATCGAGAACGGTAAGCGGGAAGCCAAACTCAGTGAGCTGCAGGGCCTCGCCCGTGCTCTGGATGTGCCCCTCGACCGCCTGCTCTCGACCGAGGCACCGACGGGTCGAGCTGCCCTCGAGATCTCCCTCGAGCGCGCGCAGCGCGGACCGCTCTACGCCTCGCTCGGCCTTCCTCCCCTACCGGTGCGCAAGACACTGAGTGACGAGGCCATCGGGACCATCCTGGGGCTCCACGCCGAGCTGGAGCGGCTGCACCGCGAGCGCGCAGCGACCCCCGAGGAGGCCCGCCGCGCGAACACCGAACTGCGGCGCACCATGCGGCGACAGGACAACTACTTCGCCGAACTGGAGGCGACCGCCGCGGAGCTGCTCGGGGCCGTCGGTCACGCAGGCGGTCCACTCTCACAGCGAGTGGCATCCGACCTGGCCTCGCACCTCGGCTTCACCCTGCACTACGTCGCCGACCTGCCGAGCTCGACCCGGTCGGTCACCGACCTCAAGAACGGACGCATCTACCTACCCGCGACGGGCACGGGCCACGACCCGCGTTCGGCGCTGCTGCAGGCGCTCGCGAGCTTCGCGCTCGGGGAGAAGGAGCCGCGCGACTACGCGGACTTCCTGCGGCAACGGGTGGAGACGAATTATCTTTCGGCTGCGATGCTCATCCCGGAGAAAGGGGCAGTCGACTTTCTCACCGCCGCGAAGGGGCGCAAGCAGCTGTCGGTCGAAGACCTGCGCGACGCGTTCGCCGTGTCGTACGAGACCGCCGCGCATCGCTTCACCAATCTCGCGACGCAGCACCTCGGGATTCCGGTGCACTTTCTCAAGGTGCACGAGAGCGGCACGATCTCGAAGGCATACGAGAACGATGGGGCGGCGTTCCCGACCGATGTGCTCGGCGCGGTCGAGGGGCAGCTCGTCTGCCGCAAATGGAGCGCCCGGCAGGTGTTCGACGTGGCGGACAGGTTCAGCCCGTACCACCAGTACACCGACAAGCCGAAGGGCACCTACTGGTGCACCTCGAGCATCCAGGCGACGGCGCAGGGTGCGTTCTCGGTGAGCGTCGGCACGCCGTTCGCACACGTGAAGTGGTTCCGCGGACGGGACACCGCGAACCGCCAGGTCTCGACCTGCCCTGATCCCGAGTGCTGCCGCACGGCACCCGTTGATCTGGCGACCAAGTGGGAGAGCCAGTCCTGGCCGAGCGCGCGCCTTCAGTCCTCACTGCTGGCCGCGATGCCGACGGGCGTGTTCCCCGGTGTCGACTCGACCGAGGTGTACGAGTTCCTCGAGGCGCACTCCCCCCGTTGA
- a CDS encoding Lrp/AsnC family transcriptional regulator, with protein MDSLDYGIIDRLRQNARAGYGDIGEVIGLSASAVKRRVDRLVADGVIRGFTIQVDPAVDGLATEAYVELFCRGTVAPDELRRILSGIPDVVDAGTVTGSADAIVHMRSRDIPSLEIALERVRVAPNVDHTRSAIVLSRLIHRTHD; from the coding sequence ATGGACAGCCTCGACTACGGCATCATCGACCGACTTCGCCAGAACGCCCGCGCCGGCTACGGCGACATCGGGGAGGTCATCGGCCTCTCCGCCTCCGCCGTGAAGCGTCGCGTCGACCGGCTCGTCGCCGATGGCGTGATCCGCGGGTTCACGATCCAGGTCGACCCCGCCGTCGACGGACTCGCGACCGAAGCCTACGTCGAACTCTTCTGCCGGGGCACCGTTGCACCGGACGAGCTGCGCCGCATCCTCTCCGGCATTCCCGACGTGGTCGACGCGGGAACGGTCACCGGATCGGCCGACGCCATCGTGCACATGCGGTCGCGGGATATCCCGTCGCTCGAGATCGCGCTCGAGCGCGTACGGGTGGCTCCCAACGTGGACCACACGCGTAGCGCGATCGTGCTGTCGCGGCTCATCCACCGCACGCACGACTAG
- the rocD gene encoding ornithine--oxo-acid transaminase — translation MTSTATGFLKQEHDHAAHNYHPLEVVVEKGEGAWVTDVEGRRYLDCLAAYSAVNFGHGHPALIKAAKDQLDRITLTSRAFHNDQLGPFVEALARLAKKDMVLPMNTGAEAVESAIKIARAWGYRVKGVPANEATIIVMDGNFHGRTTTIISFSNDEQARADFGPFTPGFVSVPYGDVSALAAAIDETTVAVLVEPIQGEAGIVVPPPAYLQAVREITRQHNVLFIADEIQSGLGRTGATFQCDNADVVPDLYLLGKALGGGIVPVSAVVGNADILGVLRPGEHGSTFGGNPLAAAVGRAVVELLETGEMQERARSLGDRLQASLSTLIGRGVLAVRGAGLWAGVDIDPALATGREVCERLMERGVLVKDTHGSTIRFAPPIVASAEDLDFAVEQLEAVLMELAP, via the coding sequence ATGACCTCGACCGCCACGGGTTTCCTGAAGCAGGAGCATGATCACGCCGCGCACAACTACCACCCGCTCGAGGTCGTCGTCGAGAAGGGCGAGGGCGCGTGGGTGACCGACGTCGAGGGGCGTCGGTACCTGGATTGCCTCGCCGCATACTCCGCGGTGAACTTCGGCCACGGGCATCCGGCACTCATTAAGGCGGCGAAGGACCAGCTGGATCGCATCACGCTCACCAGCCGCGCCTTCCACAATGACCAGCTCGGCCCGTTCGTCGAGGCGCTCGCGCGGCTCGCGAAGAAGGACATGGTGCTGCCCATGAACACGGGTGCCGAGGCCGTCGAGTCGGCGATCAAGATCGCCCGCGCCTGGGGCTACCGCGTGAAGGGTGTTCCCGCGAACGAGGCGACCATCATCGTGATGGACGGCAACTTCCACGGCCGCACCACGACCATCATCAGCTTCTCTAACGACGAGCAGGCCAGAGCCGACTTCGGTCCCTTCACCCCGGGCTTCGTTTCGGTGCCCTATGGGGATGTCTCGGCGCTCGCCGCGGCCATCGACGAGACCACCGTGGCCGTGCTGGTCGAGCCGATCCAGGGTGAGGCCGGGATCGTCGTACCCCCGCCCGCGTACCTGCAGGCCGTGCGCGAGATCACCCGCCAGCACAACGTGCTGTTTATCGCGGACGAGATCCAGTCCGGTCTCGGCCGCACCGGCGCGACCTTCCAATGCGACAACGCGGACGTCGTGCCCGACCTGTACCTGCTCGGCAAGGCGCTCGGCGGCGGCATCGTGCCGGTGAGCGCCGTCGTCGGCAACGCGGACATCCTCGGCGTGCTTCGGCCCGGCGAGCACGGCTCCACCTTCGGCGGCAATCCCCTGGCCGCCGCTGTGGGCCGTGCGGTCGTCGAGCTGCTCGAGACCGGCGAGATGCAGGAGCGCGCCCGCAGCCTGGGTGACCGCCTGCAAGCGTCGCTCTCCACGCTGATCGGTCGCGGTGTCCTCGCCGTTCGCGGCGCCGGCCTCTGGGCCGGAGTCGACATCGACCCCGCGCTGGCCACCGGCCGCGAGGTCTGCGAGCGACTGATGGAGCGCGGCGTTCTCGTCAAGGACACCCATGGCTCGACCATCCGATTCGCGCCGCCCATCGTCGCCAGCGCCGAGGACCTCGACTTCGCGGTAGAGCAGCTCGAGGCAGTGCTGATGGAGCTGGCCCCCTAA
- a CDS encoding TerC family protein: protein MDLTLELSPDLIVAFLTLFVLEIVLGVDNVIFISILASKLPLEQQAKARNLGLSLAMIIRIGLLFFASWIISLTNDLFALFGMGFSGRDLILIAGGLFLVYKAVHEIHEKLEGAETHGKEGGKAVTFGAIIAQILLLDIVFSFDSVITAVGMVDSLLVIIIAVVLSFGVMLFSSKYIFGFVNKHPTVKMLALAFLVLIGVTLIADGFEVHIDKALIYVPIAFAIIVEALNLTYKARQEKRKGTHVEPVKLRNAYTKDDDTDAVNASTTGGTTSVGLSRKPVSPGK, encoded by the coding sequence GTGGACTTAACTCTCGAGCTCAGCCCTGACCTGATCGTCGCCTTCCTCACGCTCTTCGTGCTGGAGATCGTGCTGGGTGTCGACAACGTGATCTTCATCTCGATTCTCGCCTCGAAGCTGCCGCTCGAGCAGCAGGCGAAGGCCCGCAACCTCGGGCTCTCCCTGGCCATGATCATCCGCATCGGGTTGCTCTTCTTCGCGTCCTGGATCATCTCCCTGACCAACGACCTCTTCGCGCTGTTCGGGATGGGGTTCTCCGGCCGCGACCTCATCCTGATCGCGGGTGGACTCTTCCTCGTCTACAAGGCGGTGCACGAGATCCACGAGAAGCTCGAGGGAGCCGAGACGCACGGCAAAGAGGGCGGCAAGGCCGTGACCTTCGGCGCGATCATCGCGCAGATCCTTCTGCTCGACATCGTGTTCTCGTTCGACTCGGTGATCACGGCGGTCGGCATGGTCGACAGCCTGCTCGTCATCATCATCGCCGTAGTGCTCTCTTTCGGCGTGATGCTGTTCTCCTCCAAGTACATCTTCGGCTTCGTGAACAAGCACCCCACGGTGAAGATGCTCGCCCTCGCCTTCCTGGTACTGATCGGTGTGACTCTCATCGCCGATGGCTTCGAGGTGCACATCGACAAGGCGCTCATCTACGTGCCGATCGCCTTCGCGATCATCGTCGAAGCGCTCAACCTCACCTACAAGGCCCGCCAGGAGAAGCGCAAGGGCACACACGTGGAGCCGGTCAAGCTGCGCAATGCCTATACGAAGGATGACGACACCGACGCCGTCAACGCCTCGACCACCGGTGGCACCACGTCGGTCGGGCTCTCGCGCAAGCCGGTCTCGCCCGGCAAGTAG